GCACAATTTACCTTGATGCCTCTGATTTTATCTGTTCCCTGCAGTATGAAAAACCTATAGTTTAACAATCAATGCAAAACTCTTTATCAAATAATGATGCATATAGAGATGGTCTTTAACCTCATATTATACGAATATAAATTTATATACTTACTGTATTAAAAGTTTGAACATAATCAACATCCTCGTGCCACCACAATCTGCTCCGCTCTCCAGGTTCGTTTGGTGATTCTTGGTGAACTATATCTCTTCCCATTTCCTCTATCAAATCATGCATCGAAATAATTTTACCAACCAAAGGCTGATTTTGAATTGTTATAAGGGCCTTTTCTGCAAGTGTTTGAATAGCAATTCTAGAGTCTAGTCCAGAATCTTCTAGAATTTGTTGTACATATTTCATCTTTTTACCTTTgaagaaacatgcaatgtcaAGGAAAGCTATTTTCACAGTATCGTCCAATGCATCATAGCTTCGTCTAAGCACATATTCAAACTCAATGTAATGGGCTCTTTTGGAATGCAAAGTCTCTTTCCATTCATCTATACTTCTACCACGTAGATGACTACCTAAAACTGTCAAAAGTAATGGAAGACCATAAGCATACTCTATTGCATTCACTGCCATTTCTGCATAATCACCAAAAGGCTGTCCTCTGAAGGCATGCCAACTGAAGAGTTCAAGAGCTTCATCGTGATTTAATTCCTTGACCTTGTATATGGTTTCAACTTGATGAGCATTTAGCAGATGCCTATCTCTTGTTGTGATGATAATTCTACTCCCTGAACCAAACCAAGTGGATCTTTGAGCTAATTTGTCTAACTGATTGAGCTgattcacatcatcaagaactaaGAGAACTCTCTTCTGACTCAACTTCTCTTCTATTAGTTGCATTCCTTCCTCAACATTGGTCACTCTCAAGCTTTTATCCTCTAGAATATCAGTAAGTAGAGTTTCTTGTAGTTGGACAAGGCCTTCATCCAGCATTGACTTTTCTCTAAGATTGGCCAAAAAACAAGTTCCTTCAAACCTATGGGCAATTGAACTATAAACTGATTTAGCAATTGTTGTCTTGCCAATTCCCCCAATCCCCCATATTCCTACCACCTGGACCGAATTTTCCCCAATGTTTAAAAGATTACACATATCTCGTCTACGAGGACCCATTCCAACTTTATACATTGCCATATCCAAAGATGTCCCATTACATAGTGTGGATGAGATATCCGTGACCAGCATGTGAATGAACTGAGATGCATATctgaaaatataaaataataataataataaataaataaataatgaatGAACATTTTGCACTAGAATTCTTATATTTATACattttatatacacacacacaagacCAAATGTTGGTTGGCTTGTGGGTTGAGTTTAATAAATCATTATGAAACTACATCTATTAGCTAATTTTCTCACAATCAAAGTAAGTAACAAATATTATGCGGTTTGAAATGTACATACCCGTCCAAGAAACACCAACGTGACAAATTTGCTATATTTGAAAGAGCACTATGATCTCGTAGATTTGTCGGATCCACCTTGTAGAAAATCGGCAGAACCAATTGCTGCTTCGATTTTCTACATTGAATGATCTCTCCAAGTTGATCCAACCATGTTGAGGATGCCAAAGTTTCAGAGAATACAATCAGGGAAATCTTTGATAGTTCAAATACTTGGAGAAATATTGCTGATATTTCCTCCTCTCTAACTAGCTCCTCATGCAAGTAGGTGTTAATTCCCATCCCACACAAAGCACTGTGCAAATGGCACGTAAAGGCGCTTGTATCCTCGCTATTATAGCTGAGGAAGACATCATATGCATATGAATGcgtggaagaagaggaggaagaagctcCTGGATTGGTCATAGAAGCCATAGATTAGTACCAGGTGGCTTATTAAGAGCTGCCTTTGCTCCTCCTCTGGAGTCTAGATTTATCTCGATATAAAATGTGGCCGGAGAAGGTTACTGCTACCTGCGGGAACCTTCATTGCAACTTCAAGGTGATATTAATTTCGTCGTGGTTTCCTTATCAGAACGCTGTTTGTCCTTGTTGAACTTTCATTATATGAGTTTTCTGAAACGCGTGGTCTTTTACTTTTTATCCTGGGGTGGGTCGACTGTCCGCTGCATCAATTTCTATACCCAGAACTTATAAAgatctccctccctctctctcttcctttcaaACACAAACTTGACTTCTCCAAACCTAACGAAGATAAATGGGAACGAGATCGAACTCGATCTCCTTCTTGACGCGCTTAATCTCTTTAGCAATGGCCTAGGGAACCTTCTTGGAATTCACTCAgttaaaatgtcaaaaattctAGATATTGCAAGCAAGACATGCACAACCCCTTGTGTTTGGGTCAGATTCTATCAAAACCAAATTAAGTACAATGAAAAAAGTAAACTTTCAATCTACTGGTGTTTTTAATCTACACAATTTCCAACAATTAATGACTGGATAGAAGTAGATGAGTGTACCTTTCAATATCTGAAAGAGAAAAACGCGTGAAAGAAATAGGGAGACAAACCTGTAAGAAAACTTGATGAACACGACATTGTATAGAACCTAAGTTCATATTCATATATGATttagttttgaattcaaatgtcAAGTTTAAGTTCAGGACTTAAGAAAATCATTCTAGTCGATCCAACTTAATTATCACATGTGTTAGAATATTTAAATTCATAAATACATTTATGAGAGTTTATCTGGTTTTGAAAAAGCAGTTGGAATGCATCGtcagtttcttgatggaagaaactgaCATTGCTATGCTATATATATCAGATATTTTGGTCCCTTCTGATACACGAATTGTTCTCATCAATTAGTCTCATCATACTAAGAGAATATTGGAGGTGGAATAAGGAGAAGACTAATATGGATAACTCAAGTGCATCGTGTAAGGTTGTTATGTTTATATTTTGGTATTTATATATTCTGCAGATATAGGATTGATATAGTGTCTTCAATCCCAAGTCTAAATACACATTCTGATAATGCACAGTGAGCTTATTTACATTGCTTTACATATTGTACAGTTTATACTGTTTTCGTGTAGTCATGCTGGTAGTTGACTAGTAGAATCACCAGTATCCCGCTCAGTGGACCTATTCACAAAAGAGGTAGGTCAGAAGGGAGACTGGAGGGTACCGGTCTCAAACCatgtgatgcctaagtcaatacCGGTAAGATAATTTGACAGAGTAATGGTACAGAAAGGGTAGAGTGTTGGACTTGCTTGATTTGGAAGTATTTGACCCTTTATAGTACGGGTTAGGAGTTCGTTTCCCCTTAAACCCGATGTGGGATAGTTTGCAAGTCTGCTTAGGGAATAAGTGACTATTTAATCATGCTTTGTCGACCATTGTTAGTGGCTCTGGTGGACATGATCGGTGGCTGCTATCTCGAGTGGGAATTCCGGTGAGTTGTTCGGAAGTTCTCTGATGACTGGCTGTATGTTTTCCAATGGCGGGGCATGTCCAATGCTCGATGTAAACAAGTCTCCCAAATCCCCGGTCAAGAATTCTCTTGGGTGGGAAGTTTGTCTTGATGAGCCACCGAGAAGTACCGCTAACAGTCACCTTGAGGTGTCTCACCGTGTATCCAGTCCCCCAATCCCCCAAGTCTCCACGCATGAGGATCCTGTGGTGGGGTTCTGAGGTAGCGAGATGTCGGTGAGAGATCCCAGCGACATGTAATTGGGGATGTTACAATGGTCTCACTGCGTTTGGCTCGATGACTCGGTGAGACATGGTGCCTGCAGCGAGGTGTTGGTGATCCATAAGATCACCATGTGGTACGGTCAAGGCGTTGAGCGTAGTGCCTGTTGACGAGCCGACACGTGGTGAGATTTGATTAGCAGGACGTGCATTGATGCATCGTCTCAGTTTCTGACATGGTCATTAATGGGACCGTTTCTGTCAATCGAGGCAATAGCCTGCATGCGTCATCAATGTTGAACGTGCCTAGACAAGTGGCGAGATCCAAGGGCGCACGTCCCCTCATTGTCAACGGCGTGTATATGTTTTTGGATTGGTATAAATAGGGCATCCGGAGGAGAGAAGTTACTTTTACCATTTTTGCCATGAAAAAACTATCTGCCCAGAAAGAAAGCACAATACTTTGAACATCCCTCCACCGTGAACCAAATTTTTCATCAGGCAACCCAGACGTTTGCAACCGTCCGGAGAGTCGACTATTCTCCTCAGAACACTCAAAGGTGAGAAAAGTTCCAATCTTTACTTGTTTTCTATGAATAACAGTTTCTAGGTTTGTGATTTTTGGGTTTGAAGATGCATGTTTGTTGTGCTTTGAATTTGGTTTACTGTATGATTCTGAATACAAAAGAGTGGGTTTGGTTTTGGCAAAAATGGTGATTTGTGTTGAAAATAGGTTTAGGGAAAAATTTTGGGATTTTGGCTCTAAGAATCCCTGTTCCTGGGTTTTGAAAAATGGGTATCGGTGGAAGGTTGAGGGCGGTAGATCTAGGCACCTCGGGTCCCGGTATTAATTGAATTTTAGTTTTGTCATGGTAGGTCGACTTGGTACAGCCGGAGGACCTGAGGTGATGATGTTATCTAGCAGCGAGAGTAGCTTGGATTGCAAGTGGGAGTCTGAGGTTGACGAACTTAGTCGAGAGGTTGACGAAGTTATGGCCGGGGGAAGTGCGCCGTCAATTAGGGCTAGGTCCCAAAAGACTCGTTGCTACAGGAGGTGGAAAACTATAGGACGAGGCCAAGTTCGCTTCGGTCGATGGTGGTGCTGCTGTCGCAATGACAATTGGTTGCGCAGCGAGCGGATACACTGCCATAATAGAGGGGAATCTGCCACAACACGTTTTGTTAGGGCCCCGTGGCAAGAGGGAAATCATGCAACGACCGCCAATGAGTATGACAGATAAGAACATAGCGAACTTGTGCAAGGACTGGGGCATCCCAAATAGCATCGTCCTGAAGCAGGTTGCTCCCGGTGAGTTGGCGAGTAACCCCCCACTGGGTTAGGTTGCCATCCACACGAACCAATTCAGGCACAGTATGTCATTGCCGCTGACGGAATTGGTACAGTACTTACTGAAGTGCTTGAATCAGGCACCGGGACAACCGCCGAATTCATGATGAAAGTTGTTGGAATGATAACACTGTGGTCACTGGCGGGGTTGGACTGCCCGACTTTCGTTGAGTTCTCAGCGTGCTATAGCATGCAGTACTCTAAGAAGACTAATAGTGGAGGCTGCATACAATTTTCTCCTCGGTCCTTTGGGCCAATTGTGGATGACCTGTCGTCATCCCAAATATCAAGCTGGTGGGATTAAGTATGTCTCGCCAAGGGTCGATGGTAGAACCGGGGCAGGAGCCACATAGTGCCGGGCACGTTCCAAGCTATAGGAACTCAGCCGCATGGGCTCTCTACCATCTAGAAGAAGCAGATCAAGAGGGTGCTCAGCGTGTTCTCGATACCGTTCGACAGGAGCTTGTACAAGTTGTGTAGGTTATACATCCTGAGAAAACTTGATCTAATGCGTCCGCCACATAAGAATGGGACAACCCCACCATCTACGACAATATAAGTGATCGAGGCCTCTTGTGGAGCCTGCTGCAACAGCGTAAATAGGCCAAGAAGACTGGAATCAACGTTGAGTGTGGAGGGTCAGGTCGTCAATATGCGGTTAGCATATGATGCCTATATGGCTCTGCCCAATCATGTCTTTGACTGATTACACCTGCAACTCGGCTCTGACCATGTTTTAGAGGGTGTCGGTGATCAAGCGCCGCCGGTGATTCAACAAGTGGTCGATGTCAGGGCTACCTAGACCACGAAAGTGCTGCCAAAGGAGACCCGGGTACCGTCGATGGAGCAAGTGACCGAGACCCAGTCTGAAGCCGCTGCTGAGAGGTCCTTGGTGTAGTCGCCTATCTCGATTCGTAGCCAGGGCAGTGGCCTAAAGATAACCGCCACCAAGGCTGCTGAGTGGAGGAAGAGGAAGTCAGTAAGTGGGAACCAGCGGGCAGCTAGTGCAGACCAATGGGTGGCTGGTGGGAGCCATCAAGTGGAACCCAGCCCCAAGAAAAGAAAGCGGTCAGGCTCTTCTGACTCTGTGTGTGTTGATAATGTAGTGCAGGAGACGCTTACCAAGTCCTTAGGTGAAGTGGGAGTGGAAGACTCCTGCATCCAGGAAATGGTGGCGGTTCTGCATCACATGCACGGTGATGATGACATCACCGGTATCCCTGACTCAAAGGAGCGGGAACGGAAATGCCTGGAGAAGCTGATAAGGGTAAGTACCGGTGGTACTTGAGTTCTTGTACTTTGTATATTATATCCTCGACTAACTTACTCGGTCTCGCTGCAATCTGTTAGGCTCATGTACTCTTGCTATGGGTCTGATGCCAGGAAGGCCATGAAGGAGCGCGTCAGCACTCTGGAGGATGAGTCGCACCACTCA
This portion of the Rosa chinensis cultivar Old Blush chromosome 1, RchiOBHm-V2, whole genome shotgun sequence genome encodes:
- the LOC112182063 gene encoding disease resistance protein RUN1-like, whose amino-acid sequence is MASMTNPGASSSSSSTHSYAYDVFLSYNSEDTSAFTCHLHSALCGMGINTYLHEELVREEEISAIFLQVFELSKISLIVFSETLASSTWLDQLGEIIQCRKSKQQLVLPIFYKVDPTNLRDHSALSNIANLSRWCFLDGYASQFIHMLVTDISSTLCNGTSLDMAMYKVGMGPRRRDMCNLLNIGENSVQVVGIWGIGGIGKTTIAKSVYSSIAHRFEGTCFLANLREKSMLDEGLVQLQETLLTDILEDKSLRVTNVEEGMQLIEEKLSQKRVLLVLDDVNQLNQLDKLAQRSTWFGSGSRIIITTRDRHLLNAHQVETIYKVKELNHDEALELFSWHAFRGQPFGDYAEMAVNAIEYAYGLPLLLTVLGSHLRGRSIDEWKETLHSKRAHYIEFEYVLRRSYDALDDTVKIAFLDIACFFKGKKMKYVQQILEDSGLDSRIAIQTLAEKALITIQNQPLVGKIISMHDLIEEMGRDIVHQESPNEPGERSRLWWHEDVDYVQTFNTGTDKIRGIKVNCARPNKGFSNNMKNLKCFISGDVCLSGDILRFGLSRTSSRLCHHTVD